One Thermotoga sp. genomic region harbors:
- a CDS encoding FapA family protein has protein sequence MKVEFTVSEDRMQAYAVIRKERPNEPPLSKEEFLSALYSAGIRYGIREEIIDDLIRSPVYNTPVLIAEGTPPIDGEDGKVELLKKVTEVVQSDGRVDLREIPAKQRVIVKRGEVIARIVPPTSGKEGKDVFGNPVRPKPGKMPEYHLGYNVAMKDNEIIATKSGILTVESNGTIHVNDTLEVKAVDYSTGNIDFPGKVVIKGDVKPDFVVRAQEDIVVKGVIEAATVVSFAGSVTAGGIKGREKAFVKAKKTIKTVFIESAEVEAEEVAVEKNIENSTVKAHSVTVTGSKGSIRGGVTIARVKVETFQLGSPIGIKTRVEVGVDPEVNEKIKIISAQVSLDKANVQKLTKVLVELRKMQSTLKDKFPPDKEALLNKVSNTLINLRDSIQKNEQELRRLNEIAEEMAKNAAVVVKEVAYPGVEIVMFNRVFHVEKELTRVVFYYRDGEIRVGGYSE, from the coding sequence GTGAAGGTGGAGTTCACTGTCTCGGAAGACAGAATGCAGGCCTACGCTGTCATAAGGAAGGAAAGACCGAACGAACCACCTCTATCGAAAGAGGAATTCTTGAGTGCGCTGTACTCCGCTGGGATAAGATACGGGATAAGAGAAGAGATAATCGATGATCTCATCAGATCTCCTGTTTACAATACTCCGGTTCTGATTGCAGAGGGTACTCCGCCCATTGATGGAGAAGATGGAAAGGTGGAGCTGTTGAAGAAGGTAACGGAAGTTGTCCAGAGCGATGGTAGGGTCGATCTCAGAGAGATTCCCGCAAAGCAAAGAGTCATCGTTAAAAGGGGAGAAGTGATCGCACGTATCGTACCACCTACTTCCGGCAAAGAAGGAAAGGATGTTTTCGGAAATCCTGTAAGACCAAAGCCGGGAAAAATGCCGGAATACCATCTTGGATACAACGTGGCCATGAAAGACAACGAGATCATTGCTACAAAGAGTGGTATTCTGACAGTTGAATCGAATGGAACAATACATGTGAATGATACTCTGGAAGTAAAAGCAGTCGACTACTCCACTGGAAACATAGACTTTCCGGGCAAAGTGGTCATCAAAGGCGATGTGAAACCAGATTTCGTTGTTAGGGCTCAGGAAGACATCGTAGTGAAGGGAGTTATAGAGGCAGCAACAGTTGTTTCCTTCGCCGGGAGCGTTACAGCGGGTGGTATAAAAGGAAGAGAGAAAGCCTTTGTGAAAGCAAAGAAAACGATCAAAACGGTCTTCATAGAAAGCGCAGAAGTGGAAGCCGAAGAAGTGGCAGTGGAAAAGAACATAGAGAATTCCACCGTCAAGGCCCACAGTGTGACGGTGACGGGAAGTAAAGGCAGTATAAGGGGAGGGGTGACGATCGCTCGAGTCAAAGTTGAAACTTTTCAGCTCGGCTCTCCCATAGGAATCAAAACGAGAGTAGAGGTGGGCGTTGATCCAGAAGTGAACGAAAAAATAAAGATCATCTCTGCTCAGGTCTCACTCGATAAGGCCAACGTTCAAAAGCTCACCAAGGTCCTGGTCGAGCTCAGAAAAATGCAGAGCACTCTCAAGGACAAATTTCCTCCCGACAAGGAGGCCCTCCTGAACAAGGTGAGCAACACACTGATAAACCTCAGAGATTCCATACAGAAGAACGAGCAAGAGCTCAGAAGATTAAACGAGATAGCAGAAGAAATGGCGAAGAACGCTGCAGTTGTTGTGAAAGAAGTTGCTTATCCGGGGGTTGAGATCGTTATGTTCAATAGAGTGTTTCACGTGGAAAAGGAGCTCACAAGGGTAGTTTTCTACTACAGAGACGGCGAAATAAGGGTGGGAGGTTACTCAGAATGA
- a CDS encoding type I phosphomannose isomerase catalytic subunit, with the protein MTLKVLPKLRKQIWGSHRLGRMFGSEEKIGEVWLLSGHPLFITETEEKLDLNRDMKRILGKTFPRFPLLVKLISAEDWLSVQVHPNDDEAQKLEKEPWGKTEAWYFVEAGQIAIGEDPEKIKEAFSKGNWDEVLRKAEISSGAFVFLPAGTVHALGPSGFLVEVQQSSDLTYRVYDWGRGRELHMEKAFKVMKRRRLGDLLIKEFEEFECEYFKVRKTRKEILKGFCAVVVLEEGKFDGRKAEPFETFIVPEGESAYLDTLALEIRLGSFFERWGERT; encoded by the coding sequence ATGACGCTGAAAGTTCTTCCTAAACTGAGAAAGCAGATCTGGGGTAGTCATCGCCTCGGCAGAATGTTCGGATCGGAAGAGAAAATAGGCGAAGTGTGGCTTCTCTCGGGACATCCTCTGTTTATCACGGAAACAGAGGAAAAACTGGATCTCAACAGGGATATGAAAAGAATCCTTGGGAAAACCTTTCCTCGTTTTCCCCTTCTCGTAAAACTCATCTCTGCTGAAGACTGGCTCTCGGTACAGGTACATCCGAACGACGATGAAGCTCAAAAGTTGGAAAAAGAGCCCTGGGGAAAGACAGAGGCGTGGTACTTCGTGGAGGCCGGTCAGATAGCCATTGGAGAAGACCCTGAAAAAATCAAAGAAGCGTTCTCGAAGGGAAACTGGGATGAGGTCTTGAGAAAAGCAGAGATCTCATCGGGAGCCTTCGTCTTCCTCCCGGCGGGAACAGTACATGCGCTGGGACCCAGCGGTTTCCTCGTGGAAGTTCAACAATCTTCAGACCTCACGTACAGGGTCTACGACTGGGGGCGAGGCAGAGAGCTCCACATGGAGAAAGCTTTCAAGGTGATGAAAAGAAGAAGGCTTGGAGATCTTCTGATAAAGGAATTCGAGGAGTTCGAGTGCGAATATTTCAAGGTGAGAAAGACAAGAAAAGAAATCCTGAAAGGTTTCTGCGCAGTCGTTGTTCTTGAAGAGGGGAAGTTCGACGGGAGAAAAGCGGAACCCTTTGAAACGTTCATCGTTCCGGAGGGAGAGAGTGCCTATTTGGACACGCTCGCTCTTGAGATCAGACTCGGCAGTTTCTTCGAAAGATGGGGTGAGAGAACATAA